In one window of Euwallacea similis isolate ESF13 chromosome 4, ESF131.1, whole genome shotgun sequence DNA:
- the LOC136408251 gene encoding uncharacterized protein, with the protein MLEERRVEELMKDPRIRIGYVVCRMERRLEVGRCYRCWGLEHEAKDCRGEDKTGCCFACGERGHRRRECKGEERCCNCGKTGHRTGSEGCEVFRKALAKARKLERGSRRRSEAASRPREREGA; encoded by the coding sequence ATGTTGGAAGAAAGGAGAGTGGAGGAATTGATGAAAGATCCAAGGATAAGGATTGGATATGTTGTGTGTAGGATGGAAAGGAGATTGGAGGTGGGAAGATGTTACCGCTGTTGGGGACTAGAACACGAGGCCAAGGACTGCAGGGGAGAGGATAAGACGGGATGTTGTTTCGCCTGTGGGGAGAGAGGCCATAGGAGAAGAGAATGCAAAGGAGAGGAAAGATGCTGCAACTGTGGAAAAACTGGACACAGGACAGGATCTGAAGGGTGTGAGGTGTTCAGGAAAGCCTTGGCAAAAGCCCGGAAACTGGAGAGAGGGAGCAGGAGGAGGAGTGAGGCAGCGTCTCGCCCCAGGGAAAGAGAAGGGGCGTAG